ACTTTATTTACAAGCAGTTATTTATTAGTAGGGATGCTATTTGTATGGATAGGATTCTTTGGACTTACTTTTTTAAATAAGGCAAATGCTACACTGCAGTTTAATACAGAAGATGAATATAGAGGGAGGGTAATGAGTATATATGCCCTTTTAAATATTGGAAGCACCCCTTTTGGCAGTGCTTTCGTTGGCGTAGTTATGCAAAAATTTGGTGGTAGATTTGGATTCTTTAGTTGTGGATTAATCATGTTTCTATTTACGGTTATCACTGTATTTTTTGTTGAAGTAAAGAACAGGAAACCTAGATATAATTGATTATGTTACATATATTAGATAATGTGTATGTGGATAAATAGAAATTTAAATTTGTGCAGAATTTCTATAATATGATAAAATATGTTTTTAAGTTATGTTGATTTTGGTATAATTATAAGTAAAATAGTAAAGATAACTACAATTATTTTATGAAGGAGTAATAATATGGATGGCAAAGAGTATGTTCAAAAAGTTTTAAGTACTGTACAAAAAAGAAATTCAGGTGAAAAAGAATTTCTTGATGCAGTGAAAGAAGTTTTAGCTTCTTTAGTACCAGTATTTGATAGAAGACCTGATTTTATTAAAGCAGGATTACTTGAAAGATTAACTGAGCCAGAAAGAGCTATAAGTTTTAGAGTACCATGGGTTGATGATAATGGAGAGGTTCAAGTAAACAGAGGTTTTAGAATTCAATTTAATTCGGCTATAGGACCATATAAGGGTGGGTTAAGATTTCATCCATCTGTAAATCAAAGTATTGTAAAATTTTTAGGATTTGAGCAGATATTTAAGAATTCCTTAACAGGCTTACCTATTGGAGGAGCAAAAGGTGGTTCGGATTTTGATCCAAAAGGTAAATCTGATAACGAAGTTATGAAATTTTGCCAAGCCTTTATGTCCGAGCTATACAAATACATAGGTTCTAATAGAGATGTGCCTGCAGGAGATATAGGCGTTGGTGGAAGAGAAATAGGATATCTATATGGCTATTATAATAAACTTAAAAGTGTAAGTGAACAGGGCACTTTGACTGGCAAGGGACTGGCTTATGGAGGAAGTCTTGCCAGAACAGAAGCAACTGGATATGGATTAGTTTATTTTACTGAAGAAATGCTAAAAGATCATAATTTGAGTCTCAAGGATAAAAAAGTAGTAGTTTCAGGTTCGGGAAATGTGGCTATTTATGCTATTGAAAAAGCAACTGAGCTTGGAGCTAAAGTTATTACTTGTTCTGATTCTAATGGATATATTTTAGATGAAAATGGAATTAATTTAGATGTAGTAAAAGAAATTAAAGAAGTTAGAAGGGGAAGAATAAAAGAATATTTAAAGAGTGTGCCTACTGCTAAGTATGTACCAGATTTTAGAGGAATTTGGAATGTTAAGTGTGACGTAGCTTTTCCTTGTGCAACTCAAGGTGAAATAAATGAGGAATCTGCTGAGACTCTTGTAAAAAATGGTGTTATAGCTGTATCAGAAGGAGCAAATATGCCTTCAACTTTAGATGCAATAAATGTATTTTTGAGTAATAAGGTTCTCTTTGGACCTTCTAAGGCAGCCAATGCAGGAGGAGTTGCATGTTCTGCCATTGAAATGTCTCAAAATAGTATAAGATATTCATGGACATTTGAAGAGGTAAATAATAAGATCAAAAATATAATGATTAATATTTATAATAATTCTAAAAACGCAGCAAAAGAATATGGCAATGAAGGAAATATGGTTGTAGGAGCCAATATTGCTGGATTTTTAAAGGTTGCTGAGGCTATGATGGCCCAGGGTATAATTTAAGTTTATAGAGGGACCTGGAAGTTAAGGAGGATTTTTAAAGAAAAATCCTCCTTCAACTGACTATTGTCAATTATCAACTTTTAATCAAATATAAACTAACCATTATAAGTATTCCACAAAACGATATGGCTAATAGATGTTTAGAGTATAAAATAAAAGGATTATAATTGAAAGCATAGTTGTCAATTTCTTTTGAGACTACACTGAAGCACCTATCTATGGATTTTGTATTTATATATTGAGATTTGTCCATAGGTGTGTGTATTTTTGATGTGTCTGCATCTGATAAAGTTAGGGCGTCTATGTTATAAGCTCTAAAATATTGATGATCACTGGAATTTTCAAAAGTATACTTAAAGTCTATCTTGCCATTATTACATAATTGTGCTATTTCTTTTACAAAAGGTGAATTTTTTGAATCCCATTTTCCTGCCATTATGGAAAGAGGAACGTTTTTATCACTGCCTAACATGTCAAAATTTATAACTTTTCCTCCTCTTAGGGTGTCTTTATATTGTTGTGCGAAATTTTTTGACCCTAGGCAGCCAAATTCTTCTGCATTAAAAGCTGCAATTACTATATTTCTCTCGGGTTTCCCAAGAGAATTTATATATTTTATAAGACCCAGTAAAAAAGAAGTACCAGAAGCATTATCTAGGGCGCCGCTATATACTGTACCAGAAAGATCAGAACCAAGGTGATCAAAATGGGCAGATAGAACAAGGGGTGGTAGAGCAGGATTTTTACCTTTTATGTATCCTATTACGTTGTAAGCAGAAGTTAATTTATTATGAAAAGGTATGAAACAGCTTATTTCACAACCTGAATTTAAATAATTTTTTATTCCTTTGGCAGTTTGTTCTTTTAGCATAATGTACATACTTCCCCTAGAGTTTGAAATAAAGGAACTTCTAAAATCTAAGTTATCATTTTTTGGAGTATAAAACAAAAAATATTGGTTTGATGTATGGACTTGAAAGCTGTTTTTTGATAGTGAAATAACATTATCTTTTTTAAAAGATACACTACTATTTTTAAAGTTTAGCATATCTTCCTTATAATCTGCAGCATACTTATACTGTTTTACTATAAAGCCATTTCTATCCTTTACTATGAGATATGGATCAGCATCTATTTTTTCAGGGTAAACTACATTAAAGGATTGTAGGTAATCCTTATTGTAGGGACTTAGATTTTCTGCTTTAAAATAATGTTTTATAAAATCTGCTGTTTCATAATTTTCCAAGGTTCCAGTAAGCCTTCCTTTAAAATTATCTGAAGATAGATAGGAAATAGTATTTTTAACTTTTGAAGAGTTTAGTGGATGCACAAAATAGTAGTATTGAAAGCTCAATGAACAAATAATACAAAATATAGTTAATGGCAGCATAAACATAAATTTTTTCATTAATAATAACCTCTAAAATAAAGTGTTTCTAAATATATATTAATTTGCCAAAATGTATATAACTGTTGTAATATATTTTTAGCTGATTTATACTTTTTCAGTATGTTTAATCCTTCTTTTAGCTTAGAGATTTATCATAAATAAAATTAACCAGGAGGTAAAAATGAATAATATAATAGATACATTAGCTGAAGAGCTTAGTGTAAATAGAAAATATATAAATAGTGTAATCGAACTTTTAGATTCAGGTAATACAGTGCCTTTTATAGCCAGATATAGAAAAGAGCTTACAGGGAGTATGAGTGATGTAACTTTAAGAAAACTGGCAGAAAGGCTTACATATCTTAGAAATCTTAAATCTAGAAAAGAAGATGTAATAAGGATAATAGAAGAACAGGGAAAACTTACGGAAGAATTAAAGAATTCTATAGAACACAGCAGTACTTTAACAGAAGTAGAAGACATATATAGACCATATAAACCAAAGAAAAGAACCAGAGCAACTATTGCACAGGAAAAGGGGCTTAAGCCTATCTCAGAAGCTATTTTGGATGGGAATTTTCAAGATGATATAGAAAAGTATGCAGAAAAATTTATAAACGAAGAAAAGGGCGTTGAGTCTTCAGAAGATGCACTAGCAGGTGCAGTTGACATAATAAGTGAAGTTATTTCTGATGAAGCAAAGTATAGAAAATGGATAAGAAAATTTGTTTGGGAAAATGGAATAATTGAAACGAAGGGTGAAAGTAAAGAACCAACTCCTTATGAAATGTATTATGATTATAGAGAAGCAGTCAAGTCTATTCCACCTCATAGAATACTAGCTATAAATAGAGGGGAAAAGGAAAAAGTTTTATCTGTAAAGATAAGCTGTGATATGGAGAATATAGAAATTTACTTAAAGAATCAATCTCTTAGAGGAAATAATATAACAGATACTTATATAGAAAAAAGTGTAGAAGATTCGCTAAAGAGACTAATTTACCCATCTATTGAAAGAGAAATACGGTCACAACTTACAGATATGGGAGAAGAAGGCGCCATAAAAATATTTAAAGCTAATTTGAAGGCACTTTTGATGCAATCACCTATAAAGGGAAAAAATGTACTTGGCTATGACCCTGGTTTTAGAAATGGATGCAAAATTGCAGTATTGGATGATACAGGCAAATTGTTAGATACCGCAATAGTATATGCTACAGCACCTCAAAATGATGTAGAAGGCTCTATAAAGAAACTAAAAGAGCTAGTATATAAGCATGATGTAAATGTTATATCTCTTGGAAACGGAACTGCTAGTAGGGAATCTGAAGAACTGATTGGAAAACTTATAAAAGAAGTGAAGGAAGAGAAGGGAAAAGATCTGTACTATGTAATTGTATCTGAAGCAGGAGCTTCAATTTATTCTGCATCAGAACTTGCAGCAAAGGAATATCCAGATATAAATGTATCTTTGAGGGGAGCTATATCTATAGGCAGAAGGCTTCAAGATCCTTTAGCAGAACTTGTTAAAATAGACCCTAAATCCATAGGGGTAGGACAGTATCAACATGATGTTGCACCAAAGAAATTGGATGAATCTTTAAAGGGAATTGTAGAAGACTGTGTAAATAGTGTAGGGGTAGATCTAAATATAGCAACGCCCTCTCTTCTATCCTATATATCTGGAATAAATACTGCGATAGCATCAAACATTGTAGCTTATAGAGAAGAAAATGGAAAATTTAAAAATAGAAAAGAGCTTTTAAAGGTTAAAAGATTGGGAGCCAAAGCTTTTGAACAGTGTGCAGGATTTTTAAGGGTAATGGAAAGCGGTGAGCCCCTTGATAATACTTCTGTGCATCCTGAATCTTATGATGCAGCAAAAGGACTTTTGGAAATCATTGGATACAGCATGGAAGATTTAAAAAATGGAGAACTTTCAGGTATAGATAATAGAGTTGATAAAATAGGCATAGATGTTCTTTCAAAGAAGCTTAATGTAGGTGAACCAACTCTAAAAGATATAATAAAAGAGATAAAAAAGCCAGGCAGAGATCCAAGAGAAGAACTTCCTAAACCTATACTTAAGACTGGAATAATAGACATTAATCAATTAAAACCGGGTATGGTGCTTACAGGCACAGTTAGAAATGTAGCAGATTTTGGAGCTTTTGTAGATATTGGAGTTCATCAGGATGGACTTGTTCATATAAGTCAGTTGTCAGATAAATTTGTGAAGCACCCACTTGATGTAGTTCAAGTAGGAGATATAGTTCAGGTAACTGTACTTGAAGTAGACGAGAAGAGAAAGAGAATATCCCTTAGCATGAAATAAAAATTATTTTAAGAATATGTTGAAATGTGATGGTAAAAGTATTATAATGAACTTGAAAATTTAAAATATAATCTTCAGGGCGGGGTGTGATTCCCCACCGGCGGTATAGCCCGCGAGCCATAATTGGTATGATTCGGTGAAATTCCGAGGCCGACAGTAGAGTCTGGATGAAAGAAGGTAAAATGTAGTGTTTATTAGCCCTGATATTTTATCAGGGCTTTTTTAACTTACCTTAGAAGGTTATACACAATGTTTTAGGGGGATGTTAGATATGAGAAGTAATAAATTAAACAGGCTAGTAAAGATATCATTGTTAGGTGTAATTGGATTTTTACTTATGTTCATAGAAGTTGCAATTCCTGTGTTCCCATCATTTTTACAGATTGATATAAGTGATTTACCGGCTTTAATAGGTACTTTTGCACTTGGACCTGGAGCTGGAATTGCCATAGAGCTTTTAAAGAATATACTTCATGGAATATTTGATGGAAAAACAGCATTTATAGGAGAGTTCGCAAATTTTGCAGTGGGTTCAGTTTTAGTATTTACAGCAGGATATTTATATAACAGACATAAAACTAAAAAGACAGCAGCAATTAGCCTTGGGGCAGCAACTATTGCTATGTCAGTATCTGCTGCAGTGTTAAACTACTTTATATTACTTCCACTTTATGAAAAACTACTTAATTTCCCTATAAGTGCAATGGTAGCAGCAGCAGGAAAAGTAAATGGAAGTATAACAGATATAAATACTTTGATATTATTTGCTATTGTACCATTTAATTTATTAAAGGGAGTACTACTTACAGCACTTACACTACTTTTGTATAAGAGTGTATCACCAGTATTGAAACAAGAGCAGAGTAAAAGTAGGGGTTTAGCAGAACATAACAATTAGAAAAGAATCTGGGTTTATCCCAGATTTTTTTATTTTATCTTTATGAAAAAACATTTTTGTACGATAATTTATACATAACTTAAAAAGAGAATAAATTTATAAAGGGTGATGAATTTGCCAGGTATATGGAATGTAAACAGTAGTTATAATGTAGATAACAAGCGCATATCTACTAAATTATCTTTTGAAGTAGGTGAAAGATTTTCTGCTAGGATTTTAGATCTAAAAAAGTCTACAGGAGAAATACTTTTAAAACTTTTAGATGGATGGCAATTTTCTGCAGA
The genomic region above belongs to Clostridium sp. AWRP and contains:
- the gdhA gene encoding NADP-specific glutamate dehydrogenase, with amino-acid sequence MDGKEYVQKVLSTVQKRNSGEKEFLDAVKEVLASLVPVFDRRPDFIKAGLLERLTEPERAISFRVPWVDDNGEVQVNRGFRIQFNSAIGPYKGGLRFHPSVNQSIVKFLGFEQIFKNSLTGLPIGGAKGGSDFDPKGKSDNEVMKFCQAFMSELYKYIGSNRDVPAGDIGVGGREIGYLYGYYNKLKSVSEQGTLTGKGLAYGGSLARTEATGYGLVYFTEEMLKDHNLSLKDKKVVVSGSGNVAIYAIEKATELGAKVITCSDSNGYILDENGINLDVVKEIKEVRRGRIKEYLKSVPTAKYVPDFRGIWNVKCDVAFPCATQGEINEESAETLVKNGVIAVSEGANMPSTLDAINVFLSNKVLFGPSKAANAGGVACSAIEMSQNSIRYSWTFEEVNNKIKNIMINIYNNSKNAAKEYGNEGNMVVGANIAGFLKVAEAMMAQGII
- a CDS encoding M28 family metallopeptidase, which encodes MKKFMFMLPLTIFCIICSLSFQYYYFVHPLNSSKVKNTISYLSSDNFKGRLTGTLENYETADFIKHYFKAENLSPYNKDYLQSFNVVYPEKIDADPYLIVKDRNGFIVKQYKYAADYKEDMLNFKNSSVSFKKDNVISLSKNSFQVHTSNQYFLFYTPKNDNLDFRSSFISNSRGSMYIMLKEQTAKGIKNYLNSGCEISCFIPFHNKLTSAYNVIGYIKGKNPALPPLVLSAHFDHLGSDLSGTVYSGALDNASGTSFLLGLIKYINSLGKPERNIVIAAFNAEEFGCLGSKNFAQQYKDTLRGGKVINFDMLGSDKNVPLSIMAGKWDSKNSPFVKEIAQLCNNGKIDFKYTFENSSDHQYFRAYNIDALTLSDADTSKIHTPMDKSQYINTKSIDRCFSVVSKEIDNYAFNYNPFILYSKHLLAISFCGILIMVSLYLIKS
- a CDS encoding Tex family protein produces the protein MNNIIDTLAEELSVNRKYINSVIELLDSGNTVPFIARYRKELTGSMSDVTLRKLAERLTYLRNLKSRKEDVIRIIEEQGKLTEELKNSIEHSSTLTEVEDIYRPYKPKKRTRATIAQEKGLKPISEAILDGNFQDDIEKYAEKFINEEKGVESSEDALAGAVDIISEVISDEAKYRKWIRKFVWENGIIETKGESKEPTPYEMYYDYREAVKSIPPHRILAINRGEKEKVLSVKISCDMENIEIYLKNQSLRGNNITDTYIEKSVEDSLKRLIYPSIEREIRSQLTDMGEEGAIKIFKANLKALLMQSPIKGKNVLGYDPGFRNGCKIAVLDDTGKLLDTAIVYATAPQNDVEGSIKKLKELVYKHDVNVISLGNGTASRESEELIGKLIKEVKEEKGKDLYYVIVSEAGASIYSASELAAKEYPDINVSLRGAISIGRRLQDPLAELVKIDPKSIGVGQYQHDVAPKKLDESLKGIVEDCVNSVGVDLNIATPSLLSYISGINTAIASNIVAYREENGKFKNRKELLKVKRLGAKAFEQCAGFLRVMESGEPLDNTSVHPESYDAAKGLLEIIGYSMEDLKNGELSGIDNRVDKIGIDVLSKKLNVGEPTLKDIIKEIKKPGRDPREELPKPILKTGIIDINQLKPGMVLTGTVRNVADFGAFVDIGVHQDGLVHISQLSDKFVKHPLDVVQVGDIVQVTVLEVDEKRKRISLSMK
- a CDS encoding ECF transporter S component, with the translated sequence MRSNKLNRLVKISLLGVIGFLLMFIEVAIPVFPSFLQIDISDLPALIGTFALGPGAGIAIELLKNILHGIFDGKTAFIGEFANFAVGSVLVFTAGYLYNRHKTKKTAAISLGAATIAMSVSAAVLNYFILLPLYEKLLNFPISAMVAAAGKVNGSITDINTLILFAIVPFNLLKGVLLTALTLLLYKSVSPVLKQEQSKSRGLAEHNN